In Acidobacteriota bacterium, one genomic interval encodes:
- the cas3 gene encoding CRISPR-associated helicase Cas3': MQSAVGDVELPDGACLALIEDATGAGKTEAALILTARMMAVGKARGFFFALPTMATSNAMLARLEEIAPRLFEGTPSLGLTHGRANLNELFRSIRGRDGSDPGVEVSCGPWLADDRRRILLADVGVGTIDQALMAVLPTRFNTLRLKALSEHILIVDEAHEFDPYMETQLQRLLEFQARLGGSAVVMTATLPLEMRDGYTRAFQRGLGVRRPPVISGRSYPALHLIGSDVRASSPDPVPATCRDVKVRRLADEEAALALLRHGAQKGAACVWVRNAVDSAIAAVTALRAAGIEADLLHARFTVADRLRHERALQSRFGREGSGREGRILIATQVVEASLDLDFDLMISDLAPVGSLIQRAGRLWRHMDLRPADRRPVAGPTLHVLAPDPAHVDDVNWLKRVLGPGALVYPLDVQWRTANTLFDRGVIRAPSGLRDLIEAVHGDEKEPVPAALEPSEFETQGREMSEAQQALMLVLDANDEYDQLQMQRVFDDDRFPTRLGIPQVTLRLARAMNGRIEPWAGNGAFGWQSSETQVSAHRYGNLVGVDQDRPEIAEVREGWPKWTKAFVFVAPVADDGSICEGLRYDSELGVEFVG; the protein is encoded by the coding sequence GCGCCGGCAAGACGGAAGCGGCTTTGATCCTGACCGCGCGAATGATGGCGGTCGGCAAGGCTCGTGGCTTCTTCTTCGCTCTACCGACGATGGCGACCTCGAACGCGATGCTCGCAAGACTCGAGGAGATCGCCCCTCGCCTCTTCGAGGGAACGCCAAGCTTGGGCCTCACGCATGGCAGGGCGAACCTGAACGAGCTCTTTCGCAGCATCCGCGGTCGGGATGGGTCGGACCCCGGCGTCGAGGTGAGCTGCGGTCCATGGCTCGCGGACGATCGTCGTCGGATCCTGTTGGCCGACGTTGGCGTCGGCACGATCGATCAGGCCTTGATGGCCGTGTTGCCCACGCGGTTCAACACCCTCAGGCTCAAGGCTCTCTCCGAGCACATCCTGATCGTGGACGAGGCACACGAGTTCGACCCGTACATGGAGACGCAGCTTCAACGGTTGTTGGAGTTCCAGGCCAGGCTTGGCGGATCGGCGGTCGTCATGACCGCGACGCTGCCTCTCGAGATGCGCGATGGCTACACGCGAGCATTCCAGAGAGGTCTCGGAGTGCGTCGCCCACCGGTCATCTCGGGCAGGAGCTACCCCGCGCTGCATCTCATTGGGAGCGACGTTAGGGCCTCTAGCCCGGATCCCGTCCCGGCGACATGCCGCGACGTCAAGGTGCGCCGGCTTGCCGATGAGGAGGCGGCTCTGGCCCTGCTCCGCCACGGTGCCCAGAAGGGCGCAGCTTGTGTCTGGGTGCGAAACGCCGTGGACTCCGCCATCGCTGCAGTGACTGCGCTACGAGCCGCGGGGATCGAGGCCGACCTGCTTCACGCACGATTCACCGTCGCCGACCGCCTGAGGCACGAGCGCGCCCTGCAGAGCCGCTTCGGGCGAGAGGGCAGCGGGAGAGAAGGGCGCATCCTGATCGCCACTCAAGTCGTCGAAGCCTCGCTCGACCTCGACTTCGACCTGATGATCTCCGACCTGGCGCCGGTCGGCTCGCTGATCCAGCGCGCCGGCCGGCTCTGGCGCCACATGGATCTGCGTCCGGCTGACCGGCGCCCGGTCGCCGGGCCAACGCTGCACGTCCTTGCGCCCGATCCGGCCCACGTCGACGACGTGAACTGGTTGAAGCGTGTGCTAGGACCGGGGGCCCTGGTCTACCCCCTGGACGTCCAGTGGCGCACCGCCAACACCCTGTTCGATCGAGGCGTGATCCGGGCTCCCAGTGGCCTGCGTGACCTGATCGAAGCGGTTCACGGCGACGAAAAGGAACCCGTGCCCGCGGCGTTGGAGCCGTCCGAGTTCGAGACCCAGGGGCGGGAGATGAGCGAAGCGCAGCAGGCGTTGATGTTGGTGCTCGACGCCAACGACGAGTACGACCAACTGCAGATGCAGCGGGTGTTCGACGACGATCGCTTCCCGACCCGGCTCGGCATCCCGCAGGTCACGCTGCGTTTGGCGAGGGCCATGAACGGCAGAATCGAGCCCTGGGCCGGCAACGGAGCCTTCGGGTGGCAGTCTTCGGAAACGCAGGTGTCGGCCCACAGGTACGGGAACCTCGTGGGAGTGGATCAAGACCGGCCCGAAATCGCGGAAGTGCGCGAAGGCTGGCCGAAGTGGACCAAGGCGTTCGTGTTCGTCGCTCCCGTCGCGGACGACGGCTCCATCTGCGAGGGATTGCGCTACGACAGCGAGCTCGGCGTCGAGTTCGTCGGCTGA
- the casA gene encoding type I-E CRISPR-associated protein Cse1/CasA codes for MLVTRSTHLDRTIFATNLRPLATLNLINDPWIPVHCLSGRRVIRPDQIAEPDVLRPDWPRPDLNLACLELLVGLMYLAHPPRGSDDRANPPEASVLRAALEPLAPAFELLGDGPRFLQDLEPLEGNGIPIERLFIDSAGDSTSRKNQDLMIRRDRYDPLPLPLAAMALYALQAFAPSGGAGNRTSLRGGGPMVCLVKPGDGGLWPLVWANVPHGEPLTVSEFDALPWMRPTKVSRPVGGQTPETFPESESPTRPDPEVFFGQPRRLRLVAREGLATEFIQRPYGASYPTSKWRHPLTPYYVKGTDFLPSHPKPGSFGYRHWRGVVLRSDGRRRPLALEQYLRDVEHGSCTVLVGGWAMDNMKPLDFVWSEQPAFRFLDEESEDQAAGAVEAAEQLGFALARLVSVGVGEDDTRSGAGLRARETLFENTQTAFEETLGRMSAVSQFVPELWLTQLRHAAITIFDAEVTPGLTDLSEGRRADAISARRQLLAAFAGRSAAGKKIFDALGLQPTSARRNGGRAA; via the coding sequence GTGCTCGTTACGCGATCAACACACTTGGACCGAACCATCTTCGCGACGAATCTGCGACCCTTGGCGACGCTGAACCTGATTAACGACCCTTGGATCCCGGTGCACTGCCTCTCCGGGCGGAGGGTCATCCGGCCCGACCAGATTGCGGAGCCGGACGTTCTCCGCCCGGACTGGCCGCGGCCCGATCTGAATCTTGCGTGCTTGGAACTCTTGGTCGGCTTGATGTACCTGGCTCACCCACCGAGAGGAAGCGACGACCGGGCGAACCCACCAGAGGCGAGCGTCCTCAGGGCTGCGTTGGAACCCTTGGCGCCAGCGTTCGAACTCCTGGGCGACGGGCCGCGGTTCCTTCAGGACTTGGAGCCGCTTGAAGGAAACGGCATCCCCATCGAACGCCTGTTCATCGACAGTGCTGGCGACAGCACATCGAGGAAGAACCAGGACCTGATGATCCGCCGTGACCGGTACGACCCATTGCCGTTGCCGCTAGCCGCAATGGCTCTTTACGCGTTGCAGGCTTTCGCACCCTCCGGCGGGGCGGGCAACCGCACGTCGCTCCGCGGTGGCGGCCCGATGGTCTGCCTGGTGAAACCGGGCGACGGCGGACTTTGGCCGCTCGTATGGGCGAACGTGCCACACGGAGAGCCGCTGACGGTCAGCGAGTTCGACGCCTTACCGTGGATGAGACCGACGAAGGTGTCGCGCCCGGTGGGCGGCCAGACGCCCGAGACGTTCCCTGAGAGCGAGAGTCCGACGAGGCCGGACCCGGAGGTCTTCTTCGGCCAGCCGCGGCGGTTGAGACTCGTTGCACGCGAGGGCCTCGCAACAGAGTTCATCCAGAGGCCCTACGGTGCGAGCTATCCGACATCCAAGTGGCGTCATCCGCTAACGCCGTACTACGTGAAAGGCACGGACTTTCTGCCGTCCCACCCGAAGCCAGGCAGCTTCGGCTACCGCCACTGGCGCGGAGTCGTCCTTCGGAGCGACGGCCGGCGGCGCCCCTTGGCTCTCGAGCAGTACCTCCGCGATGTCGAACACGGGTCTTGCACGGTGTTGGTCGGCGGCTGGGCAATGGACAACATGAAACCGCTTGACTTCGTGTGGTCGGAGCAACCCGCGTTTCGGTTTCTTGACGAGGAAAGCGAGGACCAAGCCGCTGGCGCAGTCGAGGCGGCAGAGCAGCTCGGTTTCGCGCTCGCCAGACTGGTCAGCGTTGGAGTCGGCGAAGACGACACACGGTCGGGTGCTGGTCTCAGGGCGCGCGAGACGTTGTTCGAGAACACTCAGACCGCATTCGAGGAGACGCTGGGGAGAATGTCGGCCGTGAGCCAGTTCGTACCAGAACTCTGGCTCACACAGTTGCGTCACGCCGCCATCACGATCTTCGATGCAGAAGTGACGCCCGGGCTGACCGACTTGAGCGAAGGACGCCGGGCCGACGCCATCAGTGCCCGCCGCCAGTTGCTGGCGGCTTTCGCCGGACGAAGCGCCGCAGGCAAGAAGATCTTCGACGCACTTGGGCTGCAGCCGACATCGGCACGGCGCAATGGGGGAAGAGCAGCATGA
- the casB gene encoding type I-E CRISPR-associated protein Cse2/CasB, with protein MSWWRTGIVGEGGPAKQSRARLRRAAGVAAALCLPATHDLNRRLIDGGHDLRRRRDGPDRLALIAVALAHVADHRTASAAQRFGSGEPKALSGIRFDALIRAKEPGQLLRPLVRSLQLVDGSVNVAKLATDLYWWNDKVRTDWCFDYHGAADAKPTSAKESA; from the coding sequence ATGAGCTGGTGGAGGACTGGAATCGTCGGCGAAGGAGGGCCGGCGAAGCAATCGAGGGCGCGGCTCCGTCGTGCCGCCGGCGTAGCTGCGGCGCTATGCCTCCCGGCAACCCACGACTTGAACCGGCGCCTGATCGACGGCGGACATGATTTGCGCCGCCGAAGAGACGGGCCCGATCGGCTTGCGCTCATCGCCGTCGCGCTGGCGCACGTAGCCGACCATCGGACCGCGAGTGCCGCCCAACGCTTCGGCAGCGGTGAGCCGAAGGCGCTCAGCGGGATCCGTTTCGACGCTCTCATCAGAGCGAAGGAACCCGGTCAGCTCCTGCGCCCACTGGTTCGCTCGCTTCAACTCGTGGATGGAAGCGTCAACGTGGCGAAGCTCGCGACCGACCTCTACTGGTGGAACGACAAAGTGCGCACCGATTGGTGCTTCGACTATCACGGCGCGGCGGACGCCAAGCCAACTTCAGCGAAAGAGAGCGCATGA
- the cas7e gene encoding type I-E CRISPR-associated protein Cas7/Cse4/CasC: MSGFLQLHYLTVYPISNPNRDDLGRPKTATFGGAPRLRISSQSLKRAARLSDAMEMALAGHLGDRTQRIGEVVRDTLKGVTENDEQIDAVARDVADVFGKVDEGAKKEGHIRTRQLAFISPDEQDAAIEWAKKALTGEKLPDNKELKKLVLRKADGAADVAMFGRMLADDPHFNREAAVQVSHAFTTHRAIVDDDYYTAVDDLKEPSEDAGAGFVGEAGFGSGVFYLYACVDLKLLVENLAGDRDLAARSVGALAEALATATPSGKRNSFAHQTRAGYIRAELGNAQPRSLAGAFFKPVDGDDLMAASVEALESLAAQLDAAYGACCDTTASMNVAAGQGTLAALRTFAEGAVAGG, translated from the coding sequence ATGAGCGGTTTTCTCCAACTTCACTACCTCACCGTGTATCCCATTTCCAACCCGAATCGGGACGATCTGGGCCGACCGAAGACTGCGACCTTCGGTGGTGCTCCCCGACTCCGCATCTCAAGCCAGTCCCTGAAGCGCGCTGCCCGCCTCTCCGACGCGATGGAGATGGCCCTTGCCGGCCATCTGGGTGATCGAACGCAGCGAATCGGCGAAGTCGTGCGGGACACGCTGAAGGGTGTCACCGAAAACGATGAGCAGATCGACGCTGTCGCACGCGACGTGGCCGACGTGTTCGGCAAGGTAGATGAGGGTGCGAAGAAGGAGGGACACATCCGCACACGGCAACTTGCCTTCATCTCACCGGACGAGCAGGACGCGGCGATCGAGTGGGCGAAGAAGGCACTCACCGGCGAGAAACTGCCAGACAACAAGGAGTTGAAGAAGCTGGTCCTGAGGAAAGCGGACGGAGCGGCCGATGTCGCCATGTTCGGCCGCATGCTGGCGGACGACCCCCACTTCAACCGTGAGGCCGCCGTGCAGGTCAGTCATGCCTTCACCACTCACCGCGCCATCGTCGATGACGACTACTACACAGCCGTGGACGACCTGAAGGAGCCGAGCGAGGATGCTGGCGCCGGTTTCGTTGGAGAAGCCGGCTTCGGTTCCGGCGTGTTCTACCTCTACGCCTGCGTCGACCTGAAACTGCTCGTGGAGAATCTCGCCGGCGACCGGGACCTCGCCGCGCGGTCAGTTGGCGCGCTGGCCGAAGCCCTCGCGACAGCGACGCCCTCCGGCAAGCGGAACAGCTTCGCGCATCAGACCCGGGCAGGCTACATCCGGGCCGAGTTGGGCAACGCTCAACCCCGCAGTCTGGCGGGTGCTTTCTTCAAACCGGTCGACGGCGACGACCTGATGGCGGCATCCGTCGAGGCGCTGGAGAGTCTCGCGGCCCAACTCGACGCGGCGTACGGGGCCTGCTGCGACACGACCGCCAGCATGAACGTCGCGGCGGGCCAGGGAACACTCGCGGCGCTCCGAACCTTCGCGGAGGGCGCGGTCGCGGGTGGCTGA
- the cas5e gene encoding type I-E CRISPR-associated protein Cas5/CasD yields the protein MAEYVVFTLVAPIGSFGDLAGHERRGSDAWPSRSAILGLVGAALGIRRADRPGQEGLSDWRVAVSTLSSGGQFRDFHTVQAVPTARIKRPSTRREALGALRSGDNPVVTRRDYRTDCAFGVALWGSGDLHELQRALMQPYFVPYLGRKSCPLAAPMAPRVVEAGSFVEALHRIRLPPFLESRLDPRQPLSIASDEALPGAREQVRWDEPLDRTAWHFGPRTVHVARPRELPVDE from the coding sequence GTGGCTGAGTACGTCGTCTTCACGCTCGTCGCGCCAATCGGTTCATTCGGCGACCTAGCGGGACACGAACGCCGGGGTTCAGACGCGTGGCCGTCGCGCTCCGCGATCCTCGGTCTGGTGGGTGCGGCACTGGGTATCAGGCGAGCCGATCGGCCGGGACAGGAAGGGCTTTCGGACTGGCGGGTCGCGGTCTCGACGCTGTCGAGCGGAGGGCAGTTCCGCGACTTCCATACCGTTCAGGCGGTGCCGACGGCACGAATCAAGCGACCGTCTACGCGACGCGAGGCCCTCGGAGCTCTTCGAAGCGGAGACAACCCGGTCGTGACCCGACGCGACTACCGCACCGACTGCGCCTTCGGGGTCGCCCTCTGGGGTTCCGGCGACCTCCATGAGCTGCAGAGAGCCCTGATGCAGCCCTACTTCGTCCCGTACCTCGGCCGCAAGTCCTGCCCACTGGCCGCGCCGATGGCGCCCAGAGTGGTCGAGGCCGGATCGTTCGTTGAAGCGTTGCACCGTATTCGCCTTCCCCCGTTCCTCGAGTCGCGGCTCGATCCTCGACAGCCCTTGTCCATCGCATCGGACGAAGCGTTGCCGGGCGCGCGGGAGCAGGTCCGGTGGGATGAACCGTTGGACCGCACCGCCTGGCACTTCGGGCCTCGCACCGTGCACGTCGCCCGGCCCCGCGAACTGCCGGTGGACGAGTGA
- the cas6e gene encoding type I-E CRISPR-associated protein Cas6/Cse3/CasE, with protein sequence MTLYFSRLTLKRAAPTAALMPLLDPPEAGQAADAHHRLMWSVFSDDAARERDFLWRYDSRGRFLALSARMPTPNDLFEPHETKLFEPRLRAGDRLQFKLRANATKDRAAASRGPKRQRKDRRVDIVMDRLYGEELAGDSRSELRERIAGDAAGEWLARQGVSRGFRPHFTAVENYSTINLGRRRRQGATLGILDLIGSIEVTSPEAFVPALAKGFGRAKAWGCGLMLIRRA encoded by the coding sequence GTGACGCTCTACTTCTCACGACTGACCCTGAAGCGGGCTGCGCCCACCGCGGCGCTCATGCCACTGCTCGATCCACCGGAAGCGGGCCAGGCCGCCGACGCGCACCACCGGCTGATGTGGTCCGTGTTCTCGGACGACGCCGCACGAGAAAGGGACTTCCTGTGGCGCTACGACAGCAGGGGGCGGTTTCTGGCCCTCTCCGCGAGGATGCCGACACCGAACGACCTCTTCGAACCGCATGAAACGAAGCTCTTTGAACCGAGGCTCCGCGCCGGTGATCGCCTGCAGTTCAAGCTACGCGCGAACGCGACCAAGGACAGGGCTGCCGCCAGCCGTGGCCCGAAACGCCAGCGAAAGGACCGCCGTGTCGACATCGTCATGGATCGCCTGTACGGCGAAGAACTCGCGGGAGACAGCCGGTCGGAGTTGCGAGAGAGGATCGCAGGGGACGCTGCCGGCGAGTGGCTGGCGCGCCAGGGCGTCTCCAGGGGATTCAGGCCGCACTTCACAGCAGTGGAGAACTACTCGACGATCAACCTGGGACGCCGTCGCCGTCAGGGCGCCACGCTCGGCATCCTCGATCTGATCGGGTCGATCGAGGTCACGAGCCCCGAGGCCTTCGTCCCGGCCCTCGCCAAGGGCTTCGGCCGAGCGAAGGCGTGGGGGTGCGGCCTCATGCTTATCCGGCGCGCCTGA
- the cas1e gene encoding type I-E CRISPR-associated endonuclease Cas1e has protein sequence MPLPGLPPPKPIPLKDRSALVFVERARVDVVDGAFVAINADGTRTHIPIGGLACLMLEPGARISHAAVSLAARAGTLVTWVGEAGVRLYSAGQPGGARSDRLLWQAQLALDPAARLRVVRKMYSLRFGTEAPSRRSIEQLRGIEGQRVRQTYKLLAQRYHVAWKRRRYDPRDWSSADTANRCLSAATACLHGLCEAAVLAAGYAPAIGFLHTGKPRSFVYDIADLWKLETVVPEAFRVAGRAEKGRLDMPIERAVRLGCRDSFRRTKLLRRIIPSIDDVLSAGELPRPEPPAEAMGPAFDEEQSGDDGHRG, from the coding sequence ATGCCTCTCCCTGGCTTGCCGCCGCCGAAGCCGATCCCCCTGAAGGACCGCTCGGCCCTGGTCTTCGTGGAGCGAGCCCGAGTTGACGTAGTGGACGGGGCCTTCGTGGCCATCAACGCGGACGGTACGCGAACCCACATTCCGATCGGAGGCCTGGCCTGTCTGATGCTGGAGCCAGGGGCTCGCATCAGCCACGCTGCCGTCTCCCTGGCCGCGAGGGCCGGCACCCTTGTCACCTGGGTGGGCGAGGCCGGTGTGCGGCTCTACTCGGCCGGCCAACCGGGCGGGGCGCGTTCGGACCGGCTTCTGTGGCAAGCCCAGTTGGCACTGGACCCTGCTGCGAGGTTGCGGGTAGTACGGAAGATGTACTCCCTGCGATTCGGAACGGAAGCACCGTCGAGACGGTCGATCGAGCAACTCCGGGGCATCGAGGGGCAGCGCGTTCGCCAGACCTACAAGCTACTGGCGCAGCGCTACCATGTCGCCTGGAAGAGGCGCCGCTACGATCCTCGCGACTGGAGTAGCGCCGACACGGCCAACCGCTGTCTGTCTGCCGCTACCGCGTGCCTGCACGGATTATGCGAAGCGGCAGTCCTGGCGGCCGGCTACGCGCCCGCGATCGGGTTCCTGCACACCGGGAAGCCGCGCAGCTTCGTCTACGACATCGCCGATCTGTGGAAGCTGGAGACAGTCGTTCCGGAAGCGTTCCGCGTCGCTGGCCGCGCCGAGAAGGGCAGGCTCGACATGCCGATCGAGAGGGCCGTGCGTCTCGGCTGTCGGGACAGTTTCCGCCGAACGAAGCTGCTGAGACGGATCATCCCTTCCATTGACGACGTGCTCAGTGCCGGCGAGTTGCCTCGCCCCGAGCCGCCCGCTGAAGCAATGGGTCCGGCCTTCGACGAGGAGCAAAGCGGCGATGATGGTCATCGCGGTTAG
- the cas2e gene encoding type I-E CRISPR-associated endoribonuclease Cas2e, translating to MMVIAVSNAPPRLRGRLAVWLLEIRAGVYVGDYSARVRDRIWEQVCAGIDDGDGLICWTAQTDQGFDFDTVGLNRRMPHDFDGLKLVTFSPPLEDVTD from the coding sequence ATGATGGTCATCGCGGTTAGCAACGCACCGCCCCGCCTGCGCGGCCGGCTCGCTGTCTGGCTCCTGGAGATCCGAGCCGGGGTCTACGTGGGCGACTACTCGGCTCGGGTCCGCGACCGAATCTGGGAGCAGGTTTGCGCCGGCATCGACGACGGCGACGGTCTGATCTGCTGGACAGCCCAGACCGATCAAGGGTTCGACTTCGACACTGTCGGTCTCAACCGACGCATGCCTCACGACTTCGACGGGCTGAAGCTGGTGACGTTCTCCCCACCGCTGGAGGACGTGACCGATTGA
- a CDS encoding type II toxin-antitoxin system VapC family toxin has translation MRALIDTHALLWWVADSARLSETARAAIADESHDIFVSAASAWELATKFRLGKLPGGEHVAGDVVACIASQGFLELGISVADAERAGRLAGAHRDPFDRMLIAQALAHDLRIVSVDRAFDDYVVDRVW, from the coding sequence GTGCGGGCCCTGATCGACACCCACGCGCTGCTCTGGTGGGTGGCGGACAGCGCGCGCCTCTCCGAGACGGCCCGCGCAGCGATCGCGGACGAATCGCACGACATCTTCGTCAGTGCGGCATCGGCGTGGGAGCTGGCCACCAAGTTCCGTTTGGGCAAGTTGCCGGGAGGCGAACATGTTGCGGGGGACGTTGTCGCCTGCATCGCCTCGCAGGGGTTCCTGGAACTCGGGATCAGCGTCGCCGACGCGGAGCGGGCCGGCCGATTGGCCGGTGCGCATCGAGATCCGTTCGATCGAATGTTGATCGCCCAGGCGTTGGCTCACGATCTGCGAATCGTTTCCGTAGACAGGGCGTTCGACGACTATGTCGTAGACCGGGTGTGGTGA
- a CDS encoding type II toxin-antitoxin system prevent-host-death family antitoxin has translation MSIVNVHQAKTHLSRLLAEMEAGEDVVIARDGEPVARLVPCKPAARRQPDVLKGKVEVPDSFFDPLPEDELAAWEGG, from the coding sequence ATGTCTATCGTCAATGTCCATCAAGCCAAGACCCATCTTTCGCGATTGCTGGCGGAAATGGAGGCGGGTGAAGATGTCGTGATCGCCCGCGACGGTGAGCCGGTGGCGCGGCTCGTTCCCTGCAAGCCCGCGGCCCGGCGCCAGCCTGACGTCCTCAAGGGCAAGGTCGAGGTTCCTGACAGTTTCTTCGACCCGCTACCGGAAGATGAACTCGCCGCCTGGGAAGGCGGCTGA
- a CDS encoding NAD-dependent epimerase/dehydratase family protein — protein sequence MTVLVTGGTGFVGAHVVRALLARGGDPVRCLARSGGDRSNLDGWDVEIVEGDLRDPASLRAACAGCREVYHCAADYRLFVRRPRDIYASNVDGTRHLLAAAAEAGAERIVYTSSVGALGLEPGGRPATETTPVSIAAMVGHYKRSKYLAERATVEAAAAGVPVVIVNPSTPVGELDVKPTPTGRIIVDFLSRRMPAYVDTGLNLIDVRDVAQGHLLAAEHGRVGEKYILGHRNVTLVEMLGMLADITGMKAPRLRLPHWLPVGAAALATGWARLAGGEPRVPLDSARMARHRMFFDAGKAVRELGLVQSSVREALERAVRWFQENGYVNGPRR from the coding sequence GTGACGGTTCTCGTCACCGGCGGCACGGGGTTCGTTGGCGCGCACGTCGTTCGGGCACTGCTCGCTCGTGGCGGCGACCCTGTGCGCTGCCTGGCGCGGTCGGGCGGAGACCGCTCGAACCTCGATGGCTGGGACGTGGAGATCGTCGAGGGGGACCTGCGGGATCCCGCGAGTCTCCGGGCAGCCTGCGCGGGCTGCCGCGAGGTCTACCACTGCGCCGCCGACTACCGGCTGTTCGTCCGCCGTCCTCGTGACATCTACGCCTCGAACGTCGACGGCACCCGTCACCTGCTGGCGGCGGCGGCCGAGGCGGGGGCGGAGCGCATCGTCTACACGAGTTCGGTGGGCGCGCTCGGGCTGGAGCCCGGCGGCCGCCCCGCGACCGAGACGACTCCCGTCAGCATCGCGGCGATGGTCGGGCACTACAAGCGCAGCAAGTACCTCGCCGAGCGCGCCACCGTCGAGGCGGCCGCGGCCGGCGTTCCGGTCGTCATCGTGAATCCGTCGACACCGGTCGGCGAGCTGGACGTCAAGCCGACGCCGACGGGCCGGATCATCGTCGACTTCCTGTCCCGGCGCATGCCGGCGTACGTCGACACCGGGCTCAACCTGATCGATGTGCGCGATGTCGCCCAAGGCCACCTGCTGGCCGCGGAGCACGGCCGCGTCGGCGAGAAGTACATTCTCGGGCACCGCAACGTCACCCTGGTCGAGATGCTGGGGATGCTGGCCGACATCACGGGGATGAAAGCGCCCCGCCTGCGGCTGCCGCACTGGCTGCCGGTCGGCGCCGCGGCTCTGGCGACCGGTTGGGCGCGGCTGGCCGGCGGCGAACCCCGCGTCCCGCTCGACAGTGCGCGCATGGCGCGCCACAGGATGTTCTTCGATGCCGGCAAGGCGGTCAGGGAACTCGGCCTGGTCCAGAGTTCGGTCCGGGAGGCACTCGAACGCGCGGTGCGGTGGTTCCAGGAGAACGGCTACGTGAACGGACCGCGCCGGTGA
- the hpnH gene encoding adenosyl-hopene transferase HpnH, with protein MRTPLHMVTDNLRHQAKNALLGRRRYPFVLMLEPLYTCNLACLGCAVERHTGKLRDRLPVSECLDAVRVSDAPVVSICGGEPTIYPELPELISGIIARRRHIYLCTNALLLDTKVFDRVPPNRRLTLNVHLDGMRETHDYVCARDGVFDKAIEMIRAAKERGYHVTTNTTVFKETRIDEVEELCRFLRDLDIDGMLISPGYQYESVDRDIFLTRQDTERKFRRILEIAGEYKLTSTPMFLEFAAGLRDYSCSPWSTVTRTPLGWKGPCYLIGKGHYATYEEFWEQTDWDYWESRQDPLCTNCAMHSGFEASVVREVRKSPKDALRLAAWHLSG; from the coding sequence ATGCGAACACCGCTGCACATGGTGACCGACAACCTGAGGCACCAGGCGAAGAACGCGCTCCTCGGCAGGCGCCGGTATCCGTTCGTGCTCATGCTCGAGCCGCTCTACACCTGCAACCTGGCCTGCCTGGGCTGCGCGGTGGAGAGGCACACGGGCAAGCTCAGGGACAGGCTGCCGGTCTCGGAGTGTCTCGACGCGGTACGCGTGAGCGATGCTCCGGTCGTCTCGATCTGCGGCGGCGAGCCGACGATCTACCCCGAACTCCCGGAGCTGATCTCCGGCATCATCGCCCGGCGCCGGCACATCTACCTCTGCACGAACGCGCTGCTCCTGGATACGAAGGTGTTCGATCGGGTGCCTCCGAACCGGCGGCTGACGCTGAACGTGCACCTCGACGGCATGCGCGAGACTCACGACTACGTGTGCGCCCGCGACGGCGTGTTCGACAAGGCGATCGAGATGATCCGCGCGGCGAAGGAGCGCGGCTACCACGTCACGACGAACACGACCGTGTTCAAGGAGACGCGGATCGACGAGGTGGAGGAGCTGTGCCGGTTCCTGCGCGACCTCGACATCGACGGCATGCTGATCTCACCCGGCTACCAATACGAGTCAGTGGACCGCGACATCTTTCTCACGCGTCAGGACACGGAGCGGAAGTTCCGGCGCATTCTCGAGATCGCGGGCGAGTACAAGCTGACCTCGACCCCCATGTTCCTCGAGTTCGCGGCCGGCTTGAGGGATTACTCCTGCTCCCCGTGGAGCACCGTCACGAGAACGCCGCTCGGCTGGAAGGGGCCCTGCTACCTGATCGGCAAGGGGCACTACGCGACCTACGAGGAGTTCTGGGAGCAGACGGACTGGGACTACTGGGAGTCGCGCCAGGATCCGCTGTGCACGAACTGCGCGATGCACTCGGGGTTCGAAGCCTCGGTCGTGCGCGAGGTCCGGAAGAGCCCGAAGGACGCGCTGCGCCTCGCCGCCTGGCACCTGTCGGGATGA